A genomic stretch from Etheostoma cragini isolate CJK2018 chromosome 8, CSU_Ecrag_1.0, whole genome shotgun sequence includes:
- the lactb gene encoding serine beta-lactamase-like protein LACTB, mitochondrial isoform X2, which produces MSRLIWPNRFCAKCALLTARGLPLLTPRAGARVKPPQSDGLSVFIQKQRRHVGGSNTVFFKYRSKSRIWLCGVGVGVAIAVAIKYRADTANSSCDDKIKKGQPAGRYSDAITVSRDLVKRIQAEVGAPGLVVGVSVDGAQVWSEGIGYADLENRVPCSPETVMRIASISKPLTSAAAARLCEEGKLELDVPVQKYVPEFPQKQFNGQNVTITPRMLLSHLSGIRHYEKDAKKVREDKEKSKRLIKSEKKNDTKSSFENKDKPTTEQNTKGKEATRAQKKKEFEHEEYYLKDNFENVTQALDLFKDDPLIFKPGTTFLYSSHAYTLLSAAVERAAGHCFLDVMMNMFHELGMVNTVPDENDPIIYHRSRFYHLNKRGHVVNCPYVDNSYKWAGGGFLSTVGDLLLFGNTLLYSYQVAHLKDTKDLLPGFLKPQTVIDLWAPVDRTEASWDKDGLYAQGWLVVEKLQKYGQCRKRRHYVSHTGGAVGASSVLLVLPSVEIDECQGQTPHLPQGVVVTILTNMQSVGLNSTALKIAHVFEKARTL; this is translated from the exons ATGTCACGATTGATTTGGCCTAATCGTTTTTGTGCCAAATGTGCCTTACTAACAGCGCGTGGGCTTCCTTTGTTGACACCGCGAGCAGGAGCGCGAGTCAAGCCGCCGCAGTCAGATGGActgagtgtttttattcaaaagcAAAGGCGACACGTTGGAGGGTCCaacacagtgttttttaaatacaggtCAAAGTCCAGGATTTGGCTATGTGGGGTTGGTGTGGGGGTTGCAATAGCTGTCGCTATAAAATACCGCGCGGACACAGCCAACAGTTCCTGTGacgataaaataaaaaaaggacagcCGGCTGGTCGATACAGCGATGCCATAACGGTTAGCAGGGACCTTGTGAAGCGGATACAG GCTGAGGTTGGGGCTCCGGGACTGGTGGTTGGGGTCTCTGTGGATGGTGCTCAAGTCTGGAGTGAAG GGATCGGTTATGCTGATTTGGAGAATCGTGTGCCATGCAGCCCAGAAACAGTGATGCGAATTGCCAGCATCAGCAAGCCCCTCACATCTGCAGCTGCTGCACGACTGTGTGAGGAAGGGAAACTAGAACTTGATGTCCCTGTCCAGAAATATGTCCCAGAATTTCCCCAGAAGCAATTTAATGGACAGAAT GTCACAATAACTCCTCGTATGCTTCTGTCCCACCTGAGTGGTATACGGCATTATGAGAAGGATGCAAAGAAAGTGAGGGAGGACAAGGAGAAATCTAAACGTCTTATAaagtcagaaaagaaaaatgatacaAAGAGCTCATTCGAAAACAAAGATAAACccacaacagaacagaacacCAAGGGCAAAGAAGCCACTCGAGCTCAGAAGAAAAAAGAGTTTGAGCACGAGGAATACTACTTGAAGGACAACTTTGAAAACGTCACTCAGGCCTTGGACCTTTTCAAGGATGACCCACTCATTTTCAAACCTG GTACCACTTTTCTGTACTCCAGCCACGCCTATACCCTGCTTAGTGCTGCTGTGGAGCGAGCTGCTGGACACTGCTTCCTGGATGTCATGATGAACATGTTCCATGAACTGGGAATGGTAAATACTGTGCCTGATGAGAATGACCCTATTATTTACCACCGCTCCAG ATTTTATCATCTCAACAAGAGAGGACATGTTGTGAACTGCCCATATGTAGACAACTCCTACAAGTGGGCAGGAGGCGGCTTCCTTTCCACTGTGGGTGACCTGCTGCTGTTTGGTAACACTCTCCTCTACAGCTACCAGGTGGCCCACCTTAAGGACACCAAGGACTTGCTCCCTGGCTTTCTCAAACCCCAAACTGTCATTGATCTGTGGGCACCAGTTGACAGGACAGAGGCCAGCTGGGATAAGGATGGACTGTATGCCCAAGGCTGGCTTGTAGTGGAGAAACTACAGAAATATGGACAGTGCAGGAAGCGCAGACACTACGTGTCACACACAGGAGGCGCTGTGGGAGCTAGCAGTGTCCTCCTGGTGTTACCCAGTGTGGAGATAGATGAGTGCCAAGGACAGACCCCCCACCTCCCACAGGGGGTGGTGGTCACCATCCTTACTAACATGCAGTCTGTGGGACTCAACAGCACAGCACTGAAAATTGCACATGTGTTTGAAAAAGCCAGAACGCTCTAA
- the tpm1 gene encoding tropomyosin alpha-1 chain isoform X10, which produces MAGATSLDAVKRKIKSLQDQADGAEERVERLQKELHAERKTREQAEADVASLNRRIQLVEEELDRAQERLATALTKLEEAEKAADESERGMKVIENRAMKDEEKMELQEIQLKEAKHIAEEADRKYEEVARKLVIIEGDLERTEERAELSEGKCSELEEELKTVTNNLKSLEAQAEKYSQKEDKYEEEIKVLTDKLKEAETRAEFAERSVAKLEKTIDDLEDELYAQKLKYKAISEELDHALNDMTSI; this is translated from the exons ATGGCAGGAGCTACATCGCTTGATGCAGTCAAACGAAAGATCAAATCTTTGCAAGATCAGGCAGACGGTGCTGAAGAGAGAGTCGAGAGATTACAGAAGGAGTTGCACGCGGAGAGGAAAACCAGGGAACAA GCTGAGGCAGATGTCGCTTCCCTCAACAGACGTATCCAGCTGGTTGAGGAGGAGTTGGATCGTGCTCAGGAGCGTCTGGCCACTGCCCTGACCaagctggaggaggctgagaaGGCTGCTGATGAGAGCGAGAG AGGCATGAAGGTCATTGAGAACAGGGCCATGAAGGATGAAGAGAAGATGGAGCTGCAGGAGATCCAGCTCAAAGAGGCCAAGCACATCGCTGAGGAGGCTGACCGCAAATATGAGGAG GTGGCCCGTAAGCTGGTCATCATTGAGGGTGACCTGGAGCGTACAGAGGAGCGTGCTGAGCTGTCAGAAGG CAAATGCTCTGAGCTTGAGGAAGAGCTGAAAACTGTGACCAACAACCTGAAGTCACTGGAGGCCCAGGCTGAGAAG TACTCACAGAAGGAGGACAAATACGAGGAGGAGATCAAGGTCCTCACTGACAAGCTGAAGGAG GCTGAGACTCGTGCTGAGTTTGCTGAGAGATCAGTAGCCAAGCTTGAGAAGACCATCGATGACTTGGAAG ATGAATTGTATGCCCAGAAACTGAAGTACAAGGCCATCAGCGAGGAGCTGGACCACGCCCTCAACGACATGACTTCCAT ATAA
- the tpm1 gene encoding tropomyosin alpha-1 chain isoform X11 yields MAGATSLDAVKRKIKSLQDQADGAEERVERLQKELHAERKTREQAEADVASLNRRIQLVEEELDRAQERLATALTKLEEAEKAADESERGMKVIENRAMKDEEKMELQEIQLKEAKHIAEEADRKYEEVARKLVIIEGDLERTEERAELSEGKCSELEEELKTVTNNLKSLEAQAEKYSQKEDKYEEEIKVLTDKLKEAETRAEFAERSVAKLEKTIDDLEEKLSQAKEENLDMHQMLDQTLMELNNL; encoded by the exons ATGGCAGGAGCTACATCGCTTGATGCAGTCAAACGAAAGATCAAATCTTTGCAAGATCAGGCAGACGGTGCTGAAGAGAGAGTCGAGAGATTACAGAAGGAGTTGCACGCGGAGAGGAAAACCAGGGAACAA GCTGAGGCAGATGTCGCTTCCCTCAACAGACGTATCCAGCTGGTTGAGGAGGAGTTGGATCGTGCTCAGGAGCGTCTGGCCACTGCCCTGACCaagctggaggaggctgagaaGGCTGCTGATGAGAGCGAGAG AGGCATGAAGGTCATTGAGAACAGGGCCATGAAGGATGAAGAGAAGATGGAGCTGCAGGAGATCCAGCTCAAAGAGGCCAAGCACATCGCTGAGGAGGCTGACCGCAAATATGAGGAG GTGGCCCGTAAGCTGGTCATCATTGAGGGTGACCTGGAGCGTACAGAGGAGCGTGCTGAGCTGTCAGAAGG CAAATGCTCTGAGCTTGAGGAAGAGCTGAAAACTGTGACCAACAACCTGAAGTCACTGGAGGCCCAGGCTGAGAAG TACTCACAGAAGGAGGACAAATACGAGGAGGAGATCAAGGTCCTCACTGACAAGCTGAAGGAG GCTGAGACTCGTGCTGAGTTTGCTGAGAGATCAGTAGCCAAGCTTGAGAAGACCATCGATGACTTGGAAG AGAAACTGTCACAAGCCAAAGAAGAGAACCTCGATATGCACCAGATGCTGGACCAGACTCTAATGGAACTGAATAATTTGTGA
- the tpm1 gene encoding tropomyosin alpha-1 chain isoform X13, producing the protein MAGATSLDAVKRKIKSLQDQADGAEERVERLQKELHAERKTREQAEADVASLNRRIQLVEEELDRAQERLATALTKLEEAEKAADESERGMKVIENRAMKDEEKMELQEIQLKEAKHIAEEADRKYEEVARKLVIIEGDLERTEERAELSEGRARRAEEELRVLEQSMKSLNSSVTQYSQKEDKYEEEIKVLTDKLKEAETRAEFAERSVAKLEKTIDDLEEKLSQAKEENLDMHQMLDQTLMELNNL; encoded by the exons ATGGCAGGAGCTACATCGCTTGATGCAGTCAAACGAAAGATCAAATCTTTGCAAGATCAGGCAGACGGTGCTGAAGAGAGAGTCGAGAGATTACAGAAGGAGTTGCACGCGGAGAGGAAAACCAGGGAACAA GCTGAGGCAGATGTCGCTTCCCTCAACAGACGTATCCAGCTGGTTGAGGAGGAGTTGGATCGTGCTCAGGAGCGTCTGGCCACTGCCCTGACCaagctggaggaggctgagaaGGCTGCTGATGAGAGCGAGAG AGGCATGAAGGTCATTGAGAACAGGGCCATGAAGGATGAAGAGAAGATGGAGCTGCAGGAGATCCAGCTCAAAGAGGCCAAGCACATCGCTGAGGAGGCTGACCGCAAATATGAGGAG GTGGCCCGTAAGCTGGTCATCATTGAGGGTGACCTGGAGCGTACAGAGGAGCGTGCTGAGCTGTCAGAAGG ACGGGCTcggagagcagaggaggaacTGAGGGTTTTGGAGCAGAGCATGAAATCACTAAACTCCTCAGTCACACAG TACTCACAGAAGGAGGACAAATACGAGGAGGAGATCAAGGTCCTCACTGACAAGCTGAAGGAG GCTGAGACTCGTGCTGAGTTTGCTGAGAGATCAGTAGCCAAGCTTGAGAAGACCATCGATGACTTGGAAG AGAAACTGTCACAAGCCAAAGAAGAGAACCTCGATATGCACCAGATGCTGGACCAGACTCTAATGGAACTGAATAATTTGTGA
- the tpm1 gene encoding tropomyosin alpha-1 chain isoform X12, producing the protein MAGATSLDAVKRKIKSLQDQADGAEERVERLQKELHAERKTREQAEADVASLNRRIQLVEEELDRAQERLATALTKLEEAEKAADESERGMKVIENRAMKDEEKMELQEIQLKEAKHIAEEADRKYEEVARKLVIIEGDLERTEERAELSEGRARRAEEELRVLEQSMKSLNSSVTQYSQKEDKYEEEIKVLTDKLKEAETRAEFAERSVAKLEKTIDDLEDELYAQKLKYKAISEELDHALNDMTSI; encoded by the exons ATGGCAGGAGCTACATCGCTTGATGCAGTCAAACGAAAGATCAAATCTTTGCAAGATCAGGCAGACGGTGCTGAAGAGAGAGTCGAGAGATTACAGAAGGAGTTGCACGCGGAGAGGAAAACCAGGGAACAA GCTGAGGCAGATGTCGCTTCCCTCAACAGACGTATCCAGCTGGTTGAGGAGGAGTTGGATCGTGCTCAGGAGCGTCTGGCCACTGCCCTGACCaagctggaggaggctgagaaGGCTGCTGATGAGAGCGAGAG AGGCATGAAGGTCATTGAGAACAGGGCCATGAAGGATGAAGAGAAGATGGAGCTGCAGGAGATCCAGCTCAAAGAGGCCAAGCACATCGCTGAGGAGGCTGACCGCAAATATGAGGAG GTGGCCCGTAAGCTGGTCATCATTGAGGGTGACCTGGAGCGTACAGAGGAGCGTGCTGAGCTGTCAGAAGG ACGGGCTcggagagcagaggaggaacTGAGGGTTTTGGAGCAGAGCATGAAATCACTAAACTCCTCAGTCACACAG TACTCACAGAAGGAGGACAAATACGAGGAGGAGATCAAGGTCCTCACTGACAAGCTGAAGGAG GCTGAGACTCGTGCTGAGTTTGCTGAGAGATCAGTAGCCAAGCTTGAGAAGACCATCGATGACTTGGAAG ATGAATTGTATGCCCAGAAACTGAAGTACAAGGCCATCAGCGAGGAGCTGGACCACGCCCTCAACGACATGACTTCCAT ATAA
- the lactb gene encoding serine beta-lactamase-like protein LACTB, mitochondrial isoform X1, with protein MSRLIWPNRFCAKCALLTARGLPLLTPRAGARVKPPQSDGLSVFIQKQRRHVGGSNTVFFKYRSKSRIWLCGVGVGVAIAVAIKYRADTANSSCDDKIKKGQPAGRYSDAITVSRDLVKRIQVSIEAEVGAPGLVVGVSVDGAQVWSEGIGYADLENRVPCSPETVMRIASISKPLTSAAAARLCEEGKLELDVPVQKYVPEFPQKQFNGQNVTITPRMLLSHLSGIRHYEKDAKKVREDKEKSKRLIKSEKKNDTKSSFENKDKPTTEQNTKGKEATRAQKKKEFEHEEYYLKDNFENVTQALDLFKDDPLIFKPGTTFLYSSHAYTLLSAAVERAAGHCFLDVMMNMFHELGMVNTVPDENDPIIYHRSRFYHLNKRGHVVNCPYVDNSYKWAGGGFLSTVGDLLLFGNTLLYSYQVAHLKDTKDLLPGFLKPQTVIDLWAPVDRTEASWDKDGLYAQGWLVVEKLQKYGQCRKRRHYVSHTGGAVGASSVLLVLPSVEIDECQGQTPHLPQGVVVTILTNMQSVGLNSTALKIAHVFEKARTL; from the exons ATGTCACGATTGATTTGGCCTAATCGTTTTTGTGCCAAATGTGCCTTACTAACAGCGCGTGGGCTTCCTTTGTTGACACCGCGAGCAGGAGCGCGAGTCAAGCCGCCGCAGTCAGATGGActgagtgtttttattcaaaagcAAAGGCGACACGTTGGAGGGTCCaacacagtgttttttaaatacaggtCAAAGTCCAGGATTTGGCTATGTGGGGTTGGTGTGGGGGTTGCAATAGCTGTCGCTATAAAATACCGCGCGGACACAGCCAACAGTTCCTGTGacgataaaataaaaaaaggacagcCGGCTGGTCGATACAGCGATGCCATAACGGTTAGCAGGGACCTTGTGAAGCGGATACAGGTAAGCATAGAG GCTGAGGTTGGGGCTCCGGGACTGGTGGTTGGGGTCTCTGTGGATGGTGCTCAAGTCTGGAGTGAAG GGATCGGTTATGCTGATTTGGAGAATCGTGTGCCATGCAGCCCAGAAACAGTGATGCGAATTGCCAGCATCAGCAAGCCCCTCACATCTGCAGCTGCTGCACGACTGTGTGAGGAAGGGAAACTAGAACTTGATGTCCCTGTCCAGAAATATGTCCCAGAATTTCCCCAGAAGCAATTTAATGGACAGAAT GTCACAATAACTCCTCGTATGCTTCTGTCCCACCTGAGTGGTATACGGCATTATGAGAAGGATGCAAAGAAAGTGAGGGAGGACAAGGAGAAATCTAAACGTCTTATAaagtcagaaaagaaaaatgatacaAAGAGCTCATTCGAAAACAAAGATAAACccacaacagaacagaacacCAAGGGCAAAGAAGCCACTCGAGCTCAGAAGAAAAAAGAGTTTGAGCACGAGGAATACTACTTGAAGGACAACTTTGAAAACGTCACTCAGGCCTTGGACCTTTTCAAGGATGACCCACTCATTTTCAAACCTG GTACCACTTTTCTGTACTCCAGCCACGCCTATACCCTGCTTAGTGCTGCTGTGGAGCGAGCTGCTGGACACTGCTTCCTGGATGTCATGATGAACATGTTCCATGAACTGGGAATGGTAAATACTGTGCCTGATGAGAATGACCCTATTATTTACCACCGCTCCAG ATTTTATCATCTCAACAAGAGAGGACATGTTGTGAACTGCCCATATGTAGACAACTCCTACAAGTGGGCAGGAGGCGGCTTCCTTTCCACTGTGGGTGACCTGCTGCTGTTTGGTAACACTCTCCTCTACAGCTACCAGGTGGCCCACCTTAAGGACACCAAGGACTTGCTCCCTGGCTTTCTCAAACCCCAAACTGTCATTGATCTGTGGGCACCAGTTGACAGGACAGAGGCCAGCTGGGATAAGGATGGACTGTATGCCCAAGGCTGGCTTGTAGTGGAGAAACTACAGAAATATGGACAGTGCAGGAAGCGCAGACACTACGTGTCACACACAGGAGGCGCTGTGGGAGCTAGCAGTGTCCTCCTGGTGTTACCCAGTGTGGAGATAGATGAGTGCCAAGGACAGACCCCCCACCTCCCACAGGGGGTGGTGGTCACCATCCTTACTAACATGCAGTCTGTGGGACTCAACAGCACAGCACTGAAAATTGCACATGTGTTTGAAAAAGCCAGAACGCTCTAA